A single window of Methylobacterium nodulans ORS 2060 DNA harbors:
- a CDS encoding MFS transporter yields the protein MQDSIEVGTPAFRRTAWALAAAGFSTFAVLYAVQPLLPVFAEAFGVGPAASSLSLSLSTGLLAVALLVVSPLSEVWGRKPVMVVSLFASALLTLVAAAMPTWHGFLVVRALAGLAMSGVPAVAMAYLSEEMHGRAIGLAMGLLISGNSLGGMTGRLLSGALTDLVGWRAALAAIGLLALAAAVAFQRSLPASTRFTPHPLPWRAVPGSFLHHFRDAGLPWLFAEAFLLMGGFVTLYNYIGFRLLDPPYSLSQTAIAAIFVVYLAGTASSTMVGHAASLFGRRRVLWLAILTALAGIALTLAESLALIILGIVVATVGFFGAHSVASSWVGRRALTDRAQASSLYLFLYYLGSSVLGTAGGWFFAHAGWAGVAGFVGALYLVALAAALRLSVLPPLPEAPPSP from the coding sequence ATGCAGGACAGCATCGAGGTCGGAACGCCCGCCTTCCGGCGCACCGCCTGGGCGCTCGCGGCGGCCGGGTTCTCCACCTTCGCGGTGCTCTACGCGGTCCAGCCGCTGCTGCCGGTCTTCGCCGAGGCGTTCGGCGTGGGCCCGGCGGCGAGCAGCCTGTCGCTGTCGCTCTCCACCGGCCTCCTCGCCGTCGCGCTCCTGGTGGTCAGCCCCCTGTCCGAGGTCTGGGGGCGCAAGCCCGTGATGGTGGTCTCGCTCTTCGCCTCGGCGCTCCTCACCCTCGTCGCTGCCGCGATGCCGACCTGGCACGGCTTCCTGGTGGTGCGGGCGCTCGCCGGCCTCGCCATGAGCGGGGTGCCGGCCGTGGCGATGGCCTATCTCAGCGAGGAGATGCACGGGCGGGCCATCGGGCTCGCCATGGGGCTCCTGATCAGCGGCAATTCCCTCGGCGGCATGACCGGGCGGCTCCTCAGCGGGGCGCTCACCGACCTCGTCGGCTGGCGCGCCGCCCTCGCGGCGATCGGGCTCCTCGCCCTCGCGGCGGCCGTGGCCTTCCAGCGCAGCCTGCCGGCCTCGACCCGGTTCACGCCCCACCCGCTGCCCTGGCGCGCGGTGCCGGGCAGCTTCCTGCACCATTTCCGCGATGCGGGCCTGCCCTGGCTGTTCGCCGAGGCCTTCCTGCTCATGGGCGGCTTCGTCACGCTCTACAACTATATCGGCTTCCGCCTGCTCGACCCGCCCTATTCCCTCAGCCAGACCGCCATCGCGGCGATCTTCGTCGTCTACCTCGCGGGCACCGCCTCCTCGACCATGGTCGGCCATGCGGCGAGCCTGTTCGGGCGGCGGCGGGTGCTGTGGCTCGCCATCCTGACGGCGCTCGCCGGGATCGCGCTGACCCTCGCCGAGTCCCTCGCCCTCATCATCCTGGGGATCGTCGTGGCGACGGTCGGGTTCTTCGGCGCGCATTCGGTGGCGAGCAGCTGGGTCGGGCGCCGGGCCCTCACCGACCGGGCGCAGGCCTCCTCCCTCTATCTCTTCCTCTACTATCTCGGCTCCTCGGTGCTCGGCACCGCGGGCGGCTGGTTCTTCGCCCATGCGGGCTGGGCGGGCGTGGCGGGCTTCGTGGGCGCCCTCTACCTCGTGGCGCTCGCCGCGGCGCTGCGGCTGTCGGTGCTGCCGCCCCTGCCGGAGGCGCCGCCATCCCCATGA
- a CDS encoding (2Fe-2S)-binding protein: protein MIVCSCNVFSDGQVRACLHPGPGCPRTPAQVYACLGCSPKCGRCARTIRGILSRALAEVHATCATACSAACPLSAEPRAAPAEAA, encoded by the coding sequence ATGATCGTCTGTTCCTGCAACGTCTTCTCCGACGGCCAAGTGCGCGCGTGCCTTCATCCCGGCCCGGGCTGCCCCCGTACACCGGCCCAGGTCTATGCCTGCCTGGGCTGCAGCCCGAAATGCGGGCGCTGCGCGCGCACGATTCGCGGCATCCTCTCGCGGGCGCTCGCCGAGGTTCACGCGACCTGCGCGACGGCCTGCAGCGCCGCCTGCCCGCTCAGCGCCGAGCCCCGGGCCGCTCCCGCCGAAGCCGCCTGA
- a CDS encoding ComEC/Rec2 family competence protein, whose translation MARGEASTGLVVRGAGLAALLAPRHLALGLGTWMTARLAEEAAQRRLFPWLAVAFGAGILVFFAGADGLPSPVSPLLAACLCGAAAAGFRARPVALAVALGLAALFLGFAAATLRVASVAAPVLARTTIAPLAGFVEALEEREEGARLVLLVRSLGDLAPAQRPMRVRVSYRGSAPLRPGDSITAKARLLPPPEAARPGGYDFARDAYFRGIGAVGSLLGPVTVLRDAPEPPPLRLRIAAAIDDARNGLTRRITDANGGQAGAVAAALVTGKRGLIDATTNDTLRAAGIYHVVSISGLHMVLAAGVVFWIARALLALGPGLAVSWPIKKIAAALAMVGVTAYCVFSGWDIAAERALVMTLIMLGAILVDRPALSLRNLALAALIALAREPEGLLGPSFQMSFAAVAGLIACARLLDGRLLRAEGAGPLGRALAWGAAALAGTLATTLVAQAATAPFATYHFQTLQPFGVVGNALTLPLVSAVVMPAAVLGILAYPFALDRPVWWAMGLAVRGMLDIAAWIRGFDHATLVLPAFGAGALTLLTLGLLLLTLPASRLRWLGLVPALAGLAAAARPERPDLYVDRDGAGAAVRVADGRLATLGRPPAFGLEQWLKADGRSRDDPGLARAERCDAVGCVATARNGWRVALARDKRAFEADCARADIVIARTTAPAACAARLVIDRAFLAAHGATTVRFAPEGPVVTTARRPGEHAPWRLPPPPAPPPAASPEPDPTEWAP comes from the coding sequence ATGGCACGCGGAGAGGCTAGCACGGGGCTCGTGGTGCGGGGGGCTGGCCTTGCGGCCCTCCTCGCCCCGCGGCACCTTGCTCTCGGTCTCGGGACCTGGATGACGGCCCGCCTCGCCGAGGAGGCCGCTCAGCGCCGGCTCTTCCCCTGGCTCGCCGTCGCCTTCGGGGCCGGCATCCTGGTGTTCTTCGCGGGCGCCGACGGCCTGCCCTCGCCCGTAAGCCCGCTTCTCGCCGCCTGCCTCTGCGGCGCCGCGGCGGCCGGCTTCCGCGCCCGCCCGGTCGCCCTCGCGGTGGCGCTCGGGCTCGCTGCCCTGTTCCTCGGCTTCGCGGCCGCCACCCTCCGGGTCGCCAGCGTCGCGGCGCCGGTGCTCGCGCGCACCACCATCGCGCCGCTCGCGGGCTTCGTGGAGGCGCTCGAGGAGCGCGAGGAGGGCGCGCGGCTGGTGCTGCTGGTGCGCAGCCTCGGCGATCTCGCCCCCGCGCAGCGCCCCATGCGGGTGCGCGTCTCCTACCGCGGGTCGGCGCCCCTGCGGCCCGGCGACTCCATCACCGCGAAGGCGCGGCTGCTGCCGCCCCCCGAGGCCGCCCGGCCCGGAGGCTACGACTTCGCCCGCGACGCCTATTTTCGCGGGATCGGCGCGGTGGGCTCGCTCCTCGGCCCCGTCACGGTGCTGCGCGACGCGCCCGAGCCGCCGCCCCTGCGCCTGCGGATCGCCGCCGCGATCGACGACGCCCGCAACGGCCTCACCCGCCGCATCACCGACGCCAATGGCGGGCAGGCGGGCGCCGTCGCGGCGGCGCTCGTGACGGGCAAGCGCGGGCTCATCGACGCCACCACCAACGATACCTTACGGGCGGCGGGCATCTACCACGTGGTGTCGATCTCCGGGCTGCACATGGTGCTGGCGGCGGGCGTGGTGTTCTGGATCGCCCGGGCGCTCCTCGCCCTCGGCCCCGGTCTCGCCGTGTCCTGGCCGATCAAGAAGATCGCGGCGGCTCTCGCCATGGTCGGGGTGACCGCCTATTGCGTCTTTTCCGGCTGGGACATCGCGGCCGAGCGCGCGCTCGTGATGACGCTGATCATGCTGGGCGCGATCCTGGTCGACCGGCCGGCGCTCAGCCTGCGCAATCTTGCGCTCGCGGCGCTCATCGCGCTTGCCCGCGAGCCCGAGGGGCTGCTGGGACCGAGCTTCCAGATGTCCTTCGCGGCGGTGGCCGGGCTCATCGCCTGCGCGCGCCTCCTCGACGGAAGGCTCCTGCGGGCCGAGGGGGCAGGCCCGCTCGGCCGGGCGCTGGCCTGGGGGGCCGCCGCCCTCGCCGGGACCCTGGCCACGACCCTGGTGGCGCAGGCCGCGACCGCGCCCTTCGCCACCTACCACTTCCAGACCCTGCAGCCCTTCGGGGTCGTCGGCAACGCGCTGACCCTGCCCCTCGTGTCGGCCGTGGTCATGCCGGCCGCGGTGCTCGGCATCCTGGCCTATCCGTTCGCCCTCGACCGGCCGGTCTGGTGGGCGATGGGCCTCGCGGTGCGCGGCATGCTCGACATCGCCGCCTGGATCCGCGGCTTCGACCATGCGACCCTGGTGCTGCCGGCCTTCGGCGCCGGCGCGCTGACGCTCCTCACCCTCGGCCTGCTCCTCCTGACGCTTCCGGCCTCGCGCCTGCGCTGGCTCGGCCTCGTTCCGGCTCTCGCCGGGCTTGCGGCCGCGGCGCGGCCGGAGCGCCCCGACCTCTATGTCGACCGCGACGGGGCGGGCGCGGCCGTGCGGGTTGCGGACGGGCGCCTCGCGACGCTCGGCCGTCCGCCGGCCTTCGGGCTGGAGCAATGGCTGAAGGCCGACGGCCGCTCCCGCGACGATCCGGGCCTCGCCCGGGCCGAGCGCTGCGACGCCGTCGGCTGCGTCGCGACCGCGCGCAACGGCTGGCGCGTGGCCCTCGCCAGGGACAAGCGCGCCTTCGAGGCGGATTGCGCCCGCGCCGACATCGTCATCGCCCGCACGACGGCGCCGGCCGCTTGCGCGGCGCGGCTCGTCATCGACCGCGCCTTCCTCGCCGCCCACGGCGCCACCACGGTGCGGTTTGCGCCCGAAGGCCCCGTGGTGACGACCGCGCGCCGCCCCGGCGAGCACGCGCCCTGGCGCCTCCCGCCGCCGCCCGCCCCGCCGCCGGCGGCCTCGCCCGAGCCCGACCCGACGGAATGGGCCCCCTGA
- the gltX gene encoding glutamate--tRNA ligase, whose amino-acid sequence MMSSVVTRFAPSPTGFLHIGGGRTALFNWLYARKTGGRMLLRIEDTDRERSTQAAIDAILDGLSWLGLDWDGEVVYQFARAARHWEVAESLLASGRAYRCYATPEELAEMREAARREGRPLRYDGRWRDRDPSEAPPGAKPVIRLRAPTEGETVVEDEVQGRVVWQNKDLDDLVLLRSDGTPTYMLAVVVDDHDMGVTHVIRGDDHLTNAARQTQIYEALGWAVPSMAHVPLIHGPDGAKLSKRHGALGVDAYRDLGYLPGALRNYLVRLGWSHGDQEIFSTEEMIRAFDLKQIGRSPARFDFAKLENLNGHYIRSTPDEELVAAIEAILPTQGPPRGLPTRLDPALRQRFLAAMPGLKERAKTLVELLDSAYYLYAPRPLALDDRAVGLLGNGGRERLAGVLPRLEALSDWSAASTEQAVRDFAEAASVKLGQVAQPLRAALTGRATSPGLFDVMAVLGREESLGRLRDQARAA is encoded by the coding sequence CTGATGTCCTCTGTCGTCACGCGCTTCGCCCCGTCGCCCACGGGCTTCCTCCACATCGGCGGAGGCCGCACGGCGCTGTTCAACTGGCTCTACGCCCGCAAGACTGGCGGCCGGATGCTGCTGCGCATCGAGGACACGGACCGCGAACGCTCGACGCAGGCCGCCATCGACGCGATCCTCGACGGCCTGTCCTGGCTCGGCCTCGATTGGGACGGGGAGGTCGTCTACCAGTTCGCCCGCGCCGCCCGGCACTGGGAGGTGGCCGAGAGCCTCCTGGCCTCGGGCCGGGCCTATCGCTGCTACGCCACGCCGGAGGAACTCGCCGAGATGCGGGAGGCCGCCCGGCGCGAGGGCCGGCCCCTGCGCTACGACGGGCGCTGGCGCGACCGCGACCCCTCCGAGGCGCCTCCCGGGGCCAAGCCGGTGATCCGTCTGCGCGCGCCCACCGAGGGCGAGACGGTGGTGGAGGACGAGGTCCAGGGCCGGGTGGTCTGGCAGAACAAGGATCTCGACGACCTCGTGCTGCTGCGCTCGGACGGCACGCCGACCTACATGCTCGCCGTCGTGGTGGACGACCACGACATGGGCGTCACGCACGTGATCCGCGGTGACGATCACCTCACCAATGCGGCGCGCCAGACCCAGATCTACGAGGCGCTGGGCTGGGCGGTGCCCAGCATGGCGCATGTCCCGCTCATCCACGGGCCGGACGGCGCGAAGCTCTCCAAGCGCCACGGGGCGCTCGGCGTCGATGCCTACCGGGATCTCGGCTACCTGCCGGGCGCCCTGCGCAACTACCTCGTGCGCCTCGGCTGGAGCCACGGCGACCAGGAGATCTTCTCCACCGAGGAGATGATCCGGGCCTTCGACCTGAAGCAGATCGGCCGCTCGCCCGCCCGCTTCGACTTCGCCAAGCTCGAGAACCTGAACGGTCACTACATCCGCAGCACGCCGGACGAGGAGCTGGTGGCGGCCATCGAGGCGATCCTGCCGACGCAGGGCCCCCCGCGCGGGCTGCCCACCCGGCTCGATCCGGCGCTGCGCCAGCGCTTCCTCGCCGCCATGCCGGGGCTGAAGGAGCGGGCGAAGACCCTGGTCGAGCTGCTCGACAGCGCCTACTACCTCTATGCCCCGCGCCCCCTGGCCCTCGACGACCGGGCCGTGGGCCTGCTCGGCAATGGCGGGCGCGAGCGGCTCGCGGGCGTGCTGCCGCGCCTCGAAGCCCTCTCCGACTGGAGCGCCGCCTCGACCGAGCAGGCCGTGCGCGACTTCGCCGAGGCGGCGAGCGTGAAGCTCGGGCAGGTGGCGCAGCCGCTCCGGGCGGCGCTGACCGGCCGCGCCACCTCGCCCGGCCTCTTCGACGTGATGGCGGTGCTCGGCCGCGAGGAGAGCCTCGGGCGCCTGCGCGACCAGGCGCGCGCGGCCTGA
- the gltA gene encoding citrate synthase: protein MSFPHSTLTVNGRQVDLPQKDGTIGPSVVDIGKLYAQTGMFTYDPGFTSTAACESKITYIDGDEGILLYRGYPIEQLAEHGDFLETCYLLLFGELPTAAQKADFDYRVTRHTMVHDQMNRFFQGFRRDAHPMAIMVACVGALSAFYHDSTDISDEKQRMIASMRMIAKMPTLAAMAYKYSIGQPFVYPKNDLDYTSNFLRMCFAVPCEEYQANPVLARALDRIFILHADHEQNASTSTVRLAGSSGANPFACIAAGIACLWGPAHGGANEAALKMLEEIGRPERIPEYIAKAKDKNDPFRLMGFGHRVYKHYDPRARIMAKTTHEVLAELGIKDDPLLDVAVELEQIALKDEYFIEKKLYPNIDFYSGITLKAMGFPTSMFTVLFALARTVGWIAQWAEMIEDPSQKIGRPRQLYTGAPKREYVSISQRG from the coding sequence ATGAGCTTCCCCCACAGCACCCTCACGGTGAACGGCCGCCAGGTGGACCTGCCGCAGAAAGACGGCACGATCGGACCGAGCGTCGTCGACATCGGCAAGCTCTATGCGCAGACCGGGATGTTCACCTACGACCCCGGCTTCACCTCGACCGCCGCCTGCGAATCGAAGATCACCTATATCGACGGCGACGAGGGCATCCTCCTCTACCGCGGCTACCCGATCGAGCAGCTCGCCGAGCACGGCGACTTCCTGGAGACCTGCTATCTCCTGCTGTTCGGCGAATTGCCGACCGCGGCCCAGAAGGCCGATTTCGACTACCGGGTCACGCGCCACACCATGGTGCACGACCAGATGAACCGGTTCTTCCAGGGCTTCCGCCGCGACGCCCACCCGATGGCCATCATGGTGGCCTGCGTCGGCGCGCTCTCGGCCTTCTATCACGACTCGACCGACATCTCGGACGAGAAGCAGCGCATGATCGCCTCCATGCGCATGATCGCCAAGATGCCGACCCTGGCGGCCATGGCGTACAAGTACTCCATCGGTCAGCCCTTCGTGTATCCGAAGAACGACCTCGACTACACGTCGAACTTCCTGCGGATGTGTTTCGCGGTGCCGTGCGAGGAGTACCAGGCCAACCCGGTGCTGGCGCGCGCCCTCGACCGCATCTTCATCCTGCACGCCGACCACGAGCAGAACGCCTCGACCTCGACGGTGCGGCTGGCCGGCTCGTCGGGCGCCAACCCCTTCGCCTGCATCGCGGCCGGCATCGCTTGCCTGTGGGGCCCGGCCCATGGCGGCGCCAACGAAGCGGCGCTGAAGATGCTGGAGGAGATCGGCCGGCCCGAGCGCATCCCCGAATACATCGCCAAGGCCAAGGACAAGAACGACCCGTTCCGCCTCATGGGCTTCGGCCACCGGGTCTACAAGCACTACGATCCGCGCGCCCGCATCATGGCCAAGACCACCCATGAGGTGCTGGCCGAACTCGGCATCAAGGACGACCCGCTGCTCGACGTGGCGGTCGAGCTGGAGCAGATCGCCCTCAAGGACGAGTACTTCATCGAGAAGAAGCTCTATCCGAACATCGACTTCTATTCGGGCATCACCCTCAAGGCGATGGGCTTCCCGACCTCGATGTTCACGGTGCTGTTCGCGCTGGCCCGCACGGTCGGCTGGATCGCGCAGTGGGCCGAGATGATCGAGGACCCCTCGCAGAAGATCGGCCGCCCGCGCCAGCTCTATACCGGCGCGCCCAAGCGCGAATACGTGTCGATCTCC